A single region of the Lathamus discolor isolate bLatDis1 chromosome 13, bLatDis1.hap1, whole genome shotgun sequence genome encodes:
- the LLGL2 gene encoding LLGL scribble cell polarity complex component 2 isoform X5 — protein sequence MRRFLRPGHDPVRERLKRDLFQFNKTVEHGFPHQPSALGYSPFLRLMAIGTRSGAIKLYGAPGVEFMGLHEENNTVMQIHFIPDQCQLVTLLDDNSLHLWSLKQHGGASELREEHRFTLKGPPGSPPSAMQITAVLPHSSREVLYLGTESGNIFVVELPSFRVLEERTITSEAVLQRVPEDYCNRRSCELVEALREHPKNPDQILIGYSRGLIFLWDLQNNKVTHLFLGTQQLENLYWQRDGSKFVSCHYDGSYTQWPVSSDNRQPEPLEHLVPYGPFPCKAISKIYWQTTKNGLPYIIFQGGMPRASYGDRHSISVVHGSQQTAFDFTSRVIDFFIIFSSEPTAEFDDPSAMVVLAEEELVVIDLKTAGWPAVHPPYLASLHCSAITCSHHVSNIPLKLWERIISAGSKQNIHYSNMPWPIDGGTSIAPDPPQRDLLLTGHEDGTVRFWDASGVCLHLLYKLSTVRVFLTDADPNDNMNTLGEDEWPPLRKVGTFDPYSDDPRLGIQKIYLCKYSGYLAVAGTAGQVLVMELNDEDAEHVVDHAEADLLQDQEGYRWKGHEKLKTRDGPVRFEAGFQPFVLVQCQPPAVVTSLALHSEWKLVAFGTSHGFGLFDHQQKRLVFVKCTLHPSDQLALEGPLSRVKSLKKSLRQSFRRIRRSRVSSRKRRRGSGNASEVQEANAKFDQDTLQEMELAPVQRKIEARSAEDSFTGFVRTLYFADTFLRDSSRHCPSLWAGTNGGTVYAFCLRVPPAERRMDEPVRAEQAKEIQLMHRAPVVGILVLDGRSTPLPEPLEVAHDLSKSPDMQGSHQLLVVSEEQFKVFTLPKVSSKLKLKLTALEGCRVRKVTVANFSSCKTDDYSENDLAVLTNLGDIQIISLPFLKLQIRYPCIRKEDVSGIASCVFTKYGQGFYLISPSEFERFSLSAKWLVEPRCIVDMPEVTSNNHMHTKSGMENAARKSRGSGRSSGGCGEDERKPGRLMEHALLNDEKVLKEIQSTLEGGRGSYAERNLARSPLGHGLSNGGAD from the exons ATGAGAAGGTTCTTAAGACCCGGACATGATCCAGTGAGAGAGAGGCTTAAACGTGACCTTTTCCAGTTTAACAAG ACTGTGGAACATGGATTTCCCCATCAACCTAGTGCACTGGGCTATAGCCCGTTTCTCCGACTCATGGCCATTGGAACGCGATCGGGAGCCATTAAACT ATATGGTGCTCCTGGAGTGGAGTTCATGGGtttacatgaagaaaacaatACCGTAATGCAGATTCACTTTATACCTGATCAG TGCCAGCTGGTGACATTGCTGGATGACAACAGCTTGCACCTCTGGAGCTTGAAGCAGCATGGTGGAGCCTCTGAACTGCGGGAGGAGCATCGCTTCACACTGAAAGGACCGCCTGG GTCTCCACCAAGTGCCATGCAGATAACAGCTGTCCTTCCCCATTCCTCACGGGAAGTCCTGTATCTTGGCACGGAGAGTGGCAACATCTTTGTAGTGGAGCTTCCATCATTCAGAGTGCTGGAGGAGAGGACCATAACCtctgaggctgtgctgcagcG GGTACCAGAAGATTACTGTAACAGGCGATCATGTGAATTGGTGGAAGCCCTTCGAGAACATCCCAAGAACCCTGATCAGATCCTGATTGGATACAGCAGGGGCTTGATTTTCCTCTGGGACCTGCAGAATAACAAAGTGACACACCTTTTCCTGGGCACTCAG CAACTAGAGAACCTCTACTGGCAGAGGGATGGCAGTAAATTCGTTAGCTGTCACTATGATGGAAGTTACACCCAGTGGCCAGTATCCAGTGACAACAGGCAGCCTGAGCCCCTGGAACACCTTGTACCTTATG GTCCTTTTCCTTGCAAGGCCATCTCCAAGATATACTGGCAGACAACAAAAAATGG GCTTCCTTACATTATATTCCAAGGAGGGATGCCCCGGGCTAGCTATGGTGACCGGCACAGTATCTCTGTTGTCCATGGCAGTCAGCAAACAGCCTTTGACTTCACATCACGGGTGATAGACTTCTTTATAATCTTCAGTTCAGAGCCTACTGCAG AGTTTGATGACCCTTCTGCTATGGTGGTGctggcagaagaagagctggTAGTTATAGACTTGAAAACTGCAGGCTGGCCAGCAGTCCATCCTCCATACCTGGCTTCTCTCCATTGCTCAGCTATCACCTGCTCACACCATGTCTCCAACATCCCGCTCAAACTGTGGGAGAGAATTATCAGTGCTGGGAGCAAGCAGAACATTCACTACTCGAATATG CCGTGGCCAATTGATGGTGGCACCAGCATAGCTCCAGATCCTCCGCAGAGGGACTTGCTTCTAACAGG GCATGAAGATGGCACTGTGCGGTTTTGGGACGCATCTGGTGTCTGCTTACATCTCCTTTATAAGCTGAGTACAGTGCGAGTATTTCTCACCGATGCTGATCCCAATGACAATATGAACACCCTGGGTGAGGATGAGTGGCCTCCACTTCGCAAG GTTGGGACCTTCGACCCTTACAGTGATGATCCTAGACTTGGGATCCAGAAGATCTACCTGTGTAAATACAGTGGATACTTGGCTGTAGCTGGTACAGCAGGACAG GTACTGGTGATGGAACTGAATGATGAAGATGCAGAACATGTTGTGGACCATGCTGAAGCAGATCTTCTGCAGGACCAAGAGGGCTATCGATGGAAAGgtcatgagaaactgaaaactcGAGATGGACCCGTTCGATTTGAAGCTGGTTTTCAGCCATTTGTCCTTGTCCAGTGTCAACCACCAGCTGTGGTCACCTCATTGGCCCTTCACTCTGAATGGAAGCTTGTGGCCTTTGGTACCAGTCATGGTTTTGGGCTTTTTGACCACCAGCAGAAACGACTGGTCTTTGTCAA GTGTACGCTGCATCCCAGTGACCAATTGGCCTTAGAAGGCCCACTGTCTCGGGTGAAATCCTTGAAGAAGTCCCTCCGTCAATCATTCAGGCGGATCAGAAGAAGCCGTGTGTCCAGTAGGAAGCGACGAAGAGGTAGTGGAAATGCCTCAGAG GTGCAAGAAGCAAATGCCAAATTTGACCAAGACACATTGCAGGAAATGGAACTGGCTCCAGTCCAGCGAAAGATTGAAGCCCGCTCTGCAGAAGACTCTTTCACTGGCTTTGTGCGAACCTTATATTTTGCTGATACCTTCTTGAGAGACA GCTCCCGCCACTGCCCATCTTTGTGGGCAGGCACCAATGGAGGTACAGTCTATGCCTTCTGTTTACGTGTTCCTCCAGCAGAGAGAAGAATGGATGAACCTGTCAGGGCAGAGCAGG CTAAAGAGATTCAGCTAATGCACAGGGCTCCTGTTGTGGGTATACTTGTCTTGGATGGACGCAGCACGCCCCTCCCAGAACCTCTAGAAGTAGCACATGACCTTTCTAAGAGTCCTGATATGCAAGGCAGCCATCAGTTGTTGGTGGTGTCTGAAGAGCAATTTAAG GTATTCACCTTACCTAAGGTTAGCTCCAAACTGAAGCTCAAGCTGACAGCCCTGGAAGGCTGTAGGGTACGGAAGGTGACAGTTGCGAACTTTAGCAGCTGCAAGACTGATGATTACAGTGAAAATGACCTTGCTGTCCTGACTAACCTGGGAGACATTCAGATCATCTCGCTGCCCTTCCTCAAGTTACAGATCCGCTACCCTTGCATCCGCAAAGAGGATGTGAGTGGCATTGCATCCTGTGTCTTCACCAAATACGGACAAG GTTTCTACCTGATCTCACCCTCGGAGTTTGAGAGGTTCTCCCTTTCTGCTAAATGGTTAGTGGAGCCGCGGTGCATTGTGGACATGCCAGAAGTTACAAGTAACAACCATATGCACACCAAGTCTGGCATGGAGAATGCTGCAAGAAAATCCAG GGGATCAGGAAGGAGTTCGGGTGGCTGTGGAGAAGATG AAAGGAAGCCTGGAAGGCTGATGGAACATGCCTTGCTCAACGATGAAA AAGTCCTGAAGGAGATCCAGAGTACTCTGGAGGGGGGAAGAGG GAGCTATGCAGAAAGAAATTTGGCAAGAAGTCCGTTAGGTCATGGACTAAGTAATGGAGGAG CAGATTGA
- the LLGL2 gene encoding LLGL scribble cell polarity complex component 2 isoform X3, translated as MRRFLRPGHDPVRERLKRDLFQFNKTVEHGFPHQPSALGYSPFLRLMAIGTRSGAIKLYGAPGVEFMGLHEENNTVMQIHFIPDQCQLVTLLDDNSLHLWSLKQHGGASELREEHRFTLKGPPGSPPSAMQITAVLPHSSREVLYLGTESGNIFVVELPSFRVLEERTITSEAVLQRVPEDYCNRRSCELVEALREHPKNPDQILIGYSRGLIFLWDLQNNKVTHLFLGTQQLENLYWQRDGSKFVSCHYDGSYTQWPVSSDNRQPEPLEHLVPYGPFPCKAISKIYWQTTKNGLPYIIFQGGMPRASYGDRHSISVVHGSQQTAFDFTSRVIDFFIIFSSEPTAEFDDPSAMVVLAEEELVVIDLKTAGWPAVHPPYLASLHCSAITCSHHVSNIPLKLWERIISAGSKQNIHYSNMPWPIDGGTSIAPDPPQRDLLLTGHEDGTVRFWDASGVCLHLLYKLSTVRVFLTDADPNDNMNTLGEDEWPPLRKVGTFDPYSDDPRLGIQKIYLCKYSGYLAVAGTAGQVLVMELNDEDAEHVVDHAEADLLQDQEGYRWKGHEKLKTRDGPVRFEAGFQPFVLVQCQPPAVVTSLALHSEWKLVAFGTSHGFGLFDHQQKRLVFVKCTLHPSDQLALEGPLSRVKSLKKSLRQSFRRIRRSRVSSRKRRRGSGNASENVLSSLKVQEANAKFDQDTLQEMELAPVQRKIEARSAEDSFTGFVRTLYFADTFLRDSSRHCPSLWAGTNGGTVYAFCLRVPPAERRMDEPVRAEQAKEIQLMHRAPVVGILVLDGRSTPLPEPLEVAHDLSKSPDMQGSHQLLVVSEEQFKVFTLPKVSSKLKLKLTALEGCRVRKVTVANFSSCKTDDYSENDLAVLTNLGDIQIISLPFLKLQIRYPCIRKEDVSGIASCVFTKYGQGFYLISPSEFERFSLSAKWLVEPRCIVDMPEVTSNNHMHTKSGMENAARKSRGSGRSSGGCGEDERKPGRLMEHALLNDEKVLKEIQSTLEGGRGSYAERNLARSPLGHGLSNGGAD; from the exons ATGAGAAGGTTCTTAAGACCCGGACATGATCCAGTGAGAGAGAGGCTTAAACGTGACCTTTTCCAGTTTAACAAG ACTGTGGAACATGGATTTCCCCATCAACCTAGTGCACTGGGCTATAGCCCGTTTCTCCGACTCATGGCCATTGGAACGCGATCGGGAGCCATTAAACT ATATGGTGCTCCTGGAGTGGAGTTCATGGGtttacatgaagaaaacaatACCGTAATGCAGATTCACTTTATACCTGATCAG TGCCAGCTGGTGACATTGCTGGATGACAACAGCTTGCACCTCTGGAGCTTGAAGCAGCATGGTGGAGCCTCTGAACTGCGGGAGGAGCATCGCTTCACACTGAAAGGACCGCCTGG GTCTCCACCAAGTGCCATGCAGATAACAGCTGTCCTTCCCCATTCCTCACGGGAAGTCCTGTATCTTGGCACGGAGAGTGGCAACATCTTTGTAGTGGAGCTTCCATCATTCAGAGTGCTGGAGGAGAGGACCATAACCtctgaggctgtgctgcagcG GGTACCAGAAGATTACTGTAACAGGCGATCATGTGAATTGGTGGAAGCCCTTCGAGAACATCCCAAGAACCCTGATCAGATCCTGATTGGATACAGCAGGGGCTTGATTTTCCTCTGGGACCTGCAGAATAACAAAGTGACACACCTTTTCCTGGGCACTCAG CAACTAGAGAACCTCTACTGGCAGAGGGATGGCAGTAAATTCGTTAGCTGTCACTATGATGGAAGTTACACCCAGTGGCCAGTATCCAGTGACAACAGGCAGCCTGAGCCCCTGGAACACCTTGTACCTTATG GTCCTTTTCCTTGCAAGGCCATCTCCAAGATATACTGGCAGACAACAAAAAATGG GCTTCCTTACATTATATTCCAAGGAGGGATGCCCCGGGCTAGCTATGGTGACCGGCACAGTATCTCTGTTGTCCATGGCAGTCAGCAAACAGCCTTTGACTTCACATCACGGGTGATAGACTTCTTTATAATCTTCAGTTCAGAGCCTACTGCAG AGTTTGATGACCCTTCTGCTATGGTGGTGctggcagaagaagagctggTAGTTATAGACTTGAAAACTGCAGGCTGGCCAGCAGTCCATCCTCCATACCTGGCTTCTCTCCATTGCTCAGCTATCACCTGCTCACACCATGTCTCCAACATCCCGCTCAAACTGTGGGAGAGAATTATCAGTGCTGGGAGCAAGCAGAACATTCACTACTCGAATATG CCGTGGCCAATTGATGGTGGCACCAGCATAGCTCCAGATCCTCCGCAGAGGGACTTGCTTCTAACAGG GCATGAAGATGGCACTGTGCGGTTTTGGGACGCATCTGGTGTCTGCTTACATCTCCTTTATAAGCTGAGTACAGTGCGAGTATTTCTCACCGATGCTGATCCCAATGACAATATGAACACCCTGGGTGAGGATGAGTGGCCTCCACTTCGCAAG GTTGGGACCTTCGACCCTTACAGTGATGATCCTAGACTTGGGATCCAGAAGATCTACCTGTGTAAATACAGTGGATACTTGGCTGTAGCTGGTACAGCAGGACAG GTACTGGTGATGGAACTGAATGATGAAGATGCAGAACATGTTGTGGACCATGCTGAAGCAGATCTTCTGCAGGACCAAGAGGGCTATCGATGGAAAGgtcatgagaaactgaaaactcGAGATGGACCCGTTCGATTTGAAGCTGGTTTTCAGCCATTTGTCCTTGTCCAGTGTCAACCACCAGCTGTGGTCACCTCATTGGCCCTTCACTCTGAATGGAAGCTTGTGGCCTTTGGTACCAGTCATGGTTTTGGGCTTTTTGACCACCAGCAGAAACGACTGGTCTTTGTCAA GTGTACGCTGCATCCCAGTGACCAATTGGCCTTAGAAGGCCCACTGTCTCGGGTGAAATCCTTGAAGAAGTCCCTCCGTCAATCATTCAGGCGGATCAGAAGAAGCCGTGTGTCCAGTAGGAAGCGACGAAGAGGTAGTGGAAATGCCTCAGAG AATGTCTTGTCATCTTTGAAGGTGCAAGAAGCAAATGCCAAATTTGACCAAGACACATTGCAGGAAATGGAACTGGCTCCAGTCCAGCGAAAGATTGAAGCCCGCTCTGCAGAAGACTCTTTCACTGGCTTTGTGCGAACCTTATATTTTGCTGATACCTTCTTGAGAGACA GCTCCCGCCACTGCCCATCTTTGTGGGCAGGCACCAATGGAGGTACAGTCTATGCCTTCTGTTTACGTGTTCCTCCAGCAGAGAGAAGAATGGATGAACCTGTCAGGGCAGAGCAGG CTAAAGAGATTCAGCTAATGCACAGGGCTCCTGTTGTGGGTATACTTGTCTTGGATGGACGCAGCACGCCCCTCCCAGAACCTCTAGAAGTAGCACATGACCTTTCTAAGAGTCCTGATATGCAAGGCAGCCATCAGTTGTTGGTGGTGTCTGAAGAGCAATTTAAG GTATTCACCTTACCTAAGGTTAGCTCCAAACTGAAGCTCAAGCTGACAGCCCTGGAAGGCTGTAGGGTACGGAAGGTGACAGTTGCGAACTTTAGCAGCTGCAAGACTGATGATTACAGTGAAAATGACCTTGCTGTCCTGACTAACCTGGGAGACATTCAGATCATCTCGCTGCCCTTCCTCAAGTTACAGATCCGCTACCCTTGCATCCGCAAAGAGGATGTGAGTGGCATTGCATCCTGTGTCTTCACCAAATACGGACAAG GTTTCTACCTGATCTCACCCTCGGAGTTTGAGAGGTTCTCCCTTTCTGCTAAATGGTTAGTGGAGCCGCGGTGCATTGTGGACATGCCAGAAGTTACAAGTAACAACCATATGCACACCAAGTCTGGCATGGAGAATGCTGCAAGAAAATCCAG GGGATCAGGAAGGAGTTCGGGTGGCTGTGGAGAAGATG AAAGGAAGCCTGGAAGGCTGATGGAACATGCCTTGCTCAACGATGAAA AAGTCCTGAAGGAGATCCAGAGTACTCTGGAGGGGGGAAGAGG GAGCTATGCAGAAAGAAATTTGGCAAGAAGTCCGTTAGGTCATGGACTAAGTAATGGAGGAG CAGATTGA
- the LLGL2 gene encoding LLGL scribble cell polarity complex component 2 isoform X4, whose amino-acid sequence MRRFLRPGHDPVRERLKRDLFQFNKTVEHGFPHQPSALGYSPFLRLMAIGTRSGAIKLYGAPGVEFMGLHEENNTVMQIHFIPDQCQLVTLLDDNSLHLWSLKQHGGASELREEHRFTLKGPPGSPPSAMQITAVLPHSSREVLYLGTESGNIFVVELPSFRVLEERTITSEAVLQRVPEDYCNRRSCELVEALREHPKNPDQILIGYSRGLIFLWDLQNNKVTHLFLGTQQLENLYWQRDGSKFVSCHYDGSYTQWPVSSDNRQPEPLEHLVPYGPFPCKAISKIYWQTTKNGLPYIIFQGGMPRASYGDRHSISVVHGSQQTAFDFTSRVIDFFIIFSSEPTAEFDDPSAMVVLAEEELVVIDLKTAGWPAVHPPYLASLHCSAITCSHHVSNIPLKLWERIISAGSKQNIHYSNMPWPIDGGTSIAPDPPQRDLLLTGHEDGTVRFWDASGVCLHLLYKLSTVRVFLTDADPNDNMNTLGEDEWPPLRKVGTFDPYSDDPRLGIQKIYLCKYSGYLAVAGTAGQVLVMELNDEDAEHVVDHAEADLLQDQEGYRWKGHEKLKTRDGPVRFEAGFQPFVLVQCQPPAVVTSLALHSEWKLVAFGTSHGFGLFDHQQKRLVFVKCTLHPSDQLALEGPLSRVKSLKKSLRQSFRRIRRSRVSSRKRRRGSGNASENVLSSLKVQEANAKFDQDTLQEMELAPVQRKIEARSAEDSFTGFVRTLYFADTFLRDSSRHCPSLWAGTNGGTVYAFCLRVPPAERRMDEPVRAEQAKEIQLMHRAPVVGILVLDGRSTPLPEPLEVAHDLSKSPDMQGSHQLLVVSEEQFKVFTLPKVSSKLKLKLTALEGCRVRKVTVANFSSCKTDDYSENDLAVLTNLGDIQIISLPFLKLQIRYPCIRKEDVSGIASCVFTKYGQGFYLISPSEFERFSLSAKWLVEPRCIVDMPEVTSNNHMHTKSGMENAARKSRGSGRSSGGCGEDERKPGRLMEHALLNDEKVLKEIQSTLEGGRGSYAERNLARSPLGHGLSNGGD is encoded by the exons ATGAGAAGGTTCTTAAGACCCGGACATGATCCAGTGAGAGAGAGGCTTAAACGTGACCTTTTCCAGTTTAACAAG ACTGTGGAACATGGATTTCCCCATCAACCTAGTGCACTGGGCTATAGCCCGTTTCTCCGACTCATGGCCATTGGAACGCGATCGGGAGCCATTAAACT ATATGGTGCTCCTGGAGTGGAGTTCATGGGtttacatgaagaaaacaatACCGTAATGCAGATTCACTTTATACCTGATCAG TGCCAGCTGGTGACATTGCTGGATGACAACAGCTTGCACCTCTGGAGCTTGAAGCAGCATGGTGGAGCCTCTGAACTGCGGGAGGAGCATCGCTTCACACTGAAAGGACCGCCTGG GTCTCCACCAAGTGCCATGCAGATAACAGCTGTCCTTCCCCATTCCTCACGGGAAGTCCTGTATCTTGGCACGGAGAGTGGCAACATCTTTGTAGTGGAGCTTCCATCATTCAGAGTGCTGGAGGAGAGGACCATAACCtctgaggctgtgctgcagcG GGTACCAGAAGATTACTGTAACAGGCGATCATGTGAATTGGTGGAAGCCCTTCGAGAACATCCCAAGAACCCTGATCAGATCCTGATTGGATACAGCAGGGGCTTGATTTTCCTCTGGGACCTGCAGAATAACAAAGTGACACACCTTTTCCTGGGCACTCAG CAACTAGAGAACCTCTACTGGCAGAGGGATGGCAGTAAATTCGTTAGCTGTCACTATGATGGAAGTTACACCCAGTGGCCAGTATCCAGTGACAACAGGCAGCCTGAGCCCCTGGAACACCTTGTACCTTATG GTCCTTTTCCTTGCAAGGCCATCTCCAAGATATACTGGCAGACAACAAAAAATGG GCTTCCTTACATTATATTCCAAGGAGGGATGCCCCGGGCTAGCTATGGTGACCGGCACAGTATCTCTGTTGTCCATGGCAGTCAGCAAACAGCCTTTGACTTCACATCACGGGTGATAGACTTCTTTATAATCTTCAGTTCAGAGCCTACTGCAG AGTTTGATGACCCTTCTGCTATGGTGGTGctggcagaagaagagctggTAGTTATAGACTTGAAAACTGCAGGCTGGCCAGCAGTCCATCCTCCATACCTGGCTTCTCTCCATTGCTCAGCTATCACCTGCTCACACCATGTCTCCAACATCCCGCTCAAACTGTGGGAGAGAATTATCAGTGCTGGGAGCAAGCAGAACATTCACTACTCGAATATG CCGTGGCCAATTGATGGTGGCACCAGCATAGCTCCAGATCCTCCGCAGAGGGACTTGCTTCTAACAGG GCATGAAGATGGCACTGTGCGGTTTTGGGACGCATCTGGTGTCTGCTTACATCTCCTTTATAAGCTGAGTACAGTGCGAGTATTTCTCACCGATGCTGATCCCAATGACAATATGAACACCCTGGGTGAGGATGAGTGGCCTCCACTTCGCAAG GTTGGGACCTTCGACCCTTACAGTGATGATCCTAGACTTGGGATCCAGAAGATCTACCTGTGTAAATACAGTGGATACTTGGCTGTAGCTGGTACAGCAGGACAG GTACTGGTGATGGAACTGAATGATGAAGATGCAGAACATGTTGTGGACCATGCTGAAGCAGATCTTCTGCAGGACCAAGAGGGCTATCGATGGAAAGgtcatgagaaactgaaaactcGAGATGGACCCGTTCGATTTGAAGCTGGTTTTCAGCCATTTGTCCTTGTCCAGTGTCAACCACCAGCTGTGGTCACCTCATTGGCCCTTCACTCTGAATGGAAGCTTGTGGCCTTTGGTACCAGTCATGGTTTTGGGCTTTTTGACCACCAGCAGAAACGACTGGTCTTTGTCAA GTGTACGCTGCATCCCAGTGACCAATTGGCCTTAGAAGGCCCACTGTCTCGGGTGAAATCCTTGAAGAAGTCCCTCCGTCAATCATTCAGGCGGATCAGAAGAAGCCGTGTGTCCAGTAGGAAGCGACGAAGAGGTAGTGGAAATGCCTCAGAG AATGTCTTGTCATCTTTGAAGGTGCAAGAAGCAAATGCCAAATTTGACCAAGACACATTGCAGGAAATGGAACTGGCTCCAGTCCAGCGAAAGATTGAAGCCCGCTCTGCAGAAGACTCTTTCACTGGCTTTGTGCGAACCTTATATTTTGCTGATACCTTCTTGAGAGACA GCTCCCGCCACTGCCCATCTTTGTGGGCAGGCACCAATGGAGGTACAGTCTATGCCTTCTGTTTACGTGTTCCTCCAGCAGAGAGAAGAATGGATGAACCTGTCAGGGCAGAGCAGG CTAAAGAGATTCAGCTAATGCACAGGGCTCCTGTTGTGGGTATACTTGTCTTGGATGGACGCAGCACGCCCCTCCCAGAACCTCTAGAAGTAGCACATGACCTTTCTAAGAGTCCTGATATGCAAGGCAGCCATCAGTTGTTGGTGGTGTCTGAAGAGCAATTTAAG GTATTCACCTTACCTAAGGTTAGCTCCAAACTGAAGCTCAAGCTGACAGCCCTGGAAGGCTGTAGGGTACGGAAGGTGACAGTTGCGAACTTTAGCAGCTGCAAGACTGATGATTACAGTGAAAATGACCTTGCTGTCCTGACTAACCTGGGAGACATTCAGATCATCTCGCTGCCCTTCCTCAAGTTACAGATCCGCTACCCTTGCATCCGCAAAGAGGATGTGAGTGGCATTGCATCCTGTGTCTTCACCAAATACGGACAAG GTTTCTACCTGATCTCACCCTCGGAGTTTGAGAGGTTCTCCCTTTCTGCTAAATGGTTAGTGGAGCCGCGGTGCATTGTGGACATGCCAGAAGTTACAAGTAACAACCATATGCACACCAAGTCTGGCATGGAGAATGCTGCAAGAAAATCCAG GGGATCAGGAAGGAGTTCGGGTGGCTGTGGAGAAGATG AAAGGAAGCCTGGAAGGCTGATGGAACATGCCTTGCTCAACGATGAAA AAGTCCTGAAGGAGATCCAGAGTACTCTGGAGGGGGGAAGAGG GAGCTATGCAGAAAGAAATTTGGCAAGAAGTCCGTTAGGTCATGGACTAAGTAATGGAGGAG ATTGA